One genomic window of Paenibacillus xylanilyticus includes the following:
- a CDS encoding choice-of-anchor I domain-containing protein translates to MKKRKQWLAVLSMTAILGAGATSYASIVNAASASESANNHVALRTAIQNMQGTITWDSSSRSADIQLGEVRVQLPVGTATATINGVQTQLDSKSYVTKGTTYVSTQTLKQITDQVILSQNKTGFEQAAAFQMPSGKAEIAASTPDGQRLLVTEADHGSISVLNIADLNNVNVLKTVSFQDLSAKAEVTSVTVSKDGKYGLAVIRTGDTDTEANKGLLAIVDLATYKTVKTYELGIGPDSIALSPDGLHAVIAIEDEELNKAADEIDYPNAKRPGSIMIVSFAGGNVLEGEVTNLPVSLEDVSGASYPHDPQPEYVAISPDSTTAAVTLQENNVIAIIDLQTKQISSIFSLGTTSHQADLSDDGVVQFTESLTARYEPDGIAFSADGKYVLTANEGDLGKDEFDDGVKAGGRNIAVWDLQGKRVYDSQNLIDEATAKAGLYPDDRSPSKGSEVENLTVSTVDGTTYAAVASERADAILFFDLADPVNPAYLGLIPTAGESPEGIHRVNGRSIFVSADESTGTLSFFEKK, encoded by the coding sequence GTGAAAAAGAGAAAACAATGGCTCGCCGTTTTGTCCATGACAGCTATACTTGGCGCAGGCGCAACAAGCTACGCATCGATAGTTAATGCAGCCAGCGCATCCGAATCTGCTAATAACCATGTCGCACTACGAACAGCCATCCAAAATATGCAGGGAACCATCACTTGGGATAGCAGCAGCCGCAGTGCCGACATCCAGCTGGGTGAAGTCCGAGTGCAGCTACCGGTCGGAACAGCTACAGCTACCATTAACGGGGTGCAAACGCAGCTGGACAGCAAAAGTTATGTTACGAAAGGAACGACATACGTTTCCACGCAAACGTTGAAACAGATTACGGATCAGGTGATCCTGAGCCAGAATAAAACCGGATTTGAACAAGCAGCGGCCTTCCAGATGCCAAGCGGCAAAGCCGAAATCGCGGCCTCTACCCCGGACGGTCAGCGCCTCCTCGTAACGGAAGCAGACCATGGCAGCATTTCCGTGCTGAATATTGCGGATCTGAACAACGTGAACGTTCTGAAAACGGTCAGCTTCCAAGATCTCTCTGCCAAAGCAGAGGTAACTAGTGTCACGGTATCCAAGGACGGCAAATATGGTCTGGCCGTTATTCGTACCGGCGATACAGATACCGAGGCGAACAAGGGACTACTGGCCATTGTTGATCTTGCAACCTACAAAACCGTGAAAACATATGAGCTCGGCATCGGGCCAGACTCCATTGCATTGTCCCCGGATGGATTGCACGCCGTGATTGCCATTGAAGATGAGGAACTGAACAAAGCTGCGGACGAGATCGATTACCCTAATGCCAAACGCCCGGGCAGCATCATGATTGTATCGTTTGCGGGCGGAAACGTCCTTGAAGGAGAGGTAACCAACCTGCCTGTGTCTCTGGAAGATGTGAGCGGTGCAAGCTATCCGCACGATCCGCAGCCAGAGTATGTTGCCATCAGCCCGGACAGCACAACCGCTGCTGTTACCTTGCAGGAGAACAATGTCATCGCCATCATCGACCTGCAAACGAAACAGATCAGCTCGATCTTCTCGCTCGGTACTACCTCACATCAAGCTGATCTGAGCGATGACGGTGTCGTTCAGTTCACTGAGAGCCTGACAGCCCGCTATGAGCCAGACGGTATTGCGTTCTCTGCAGATGGTAAATACGTGCTGACTGCCAATGAAGGCGACCTGGGCAAAGATGAGTTTGACGATGGTGTCAAAGCTGGTGGACGTAATATCGCCGTCTGGGATTTGCAGGGCAAGCGGGTATATGACAGCCAAAACCTCATTGATGAAGCGACGGCCAAAGCAGGTTTATACCCGGATGATCGCAGTCCGAGCAAAGGCAGTGAGGTCGAGAATCTGACGGTATCCACTGTAGACGGCACTACTTATGCTGCCGTAGCCTCTGAACGGGCCGATGCCATTTTGTTCTTCGATCTGGCTGACCCGGTGAACCCGGCCTACCTTGGCCTGATTCCGACAGCTGGTGAGTCACCGGAAGGAATCCACCGGGTTAACGGCCGCAGCATATTCGTCAGTGCGGATGAGAGCACAGGGACACTTAGCTTCTTCGAGAAAAAATAG
- a CDS encoding amidohydrolase yields MIDIIALRRELHQYPELGFTEFRTATKVVQMLTALGYRVTYGKDAIDDASRRGLPKPEVLEDAYQRALQEGAEPAIVEQMRGGFTAVVAELDGIQEGPTTAFRFDMDALPIRESGQDKHVPQSGQFRSTHEGIMHACAHDGHTSIGLALAERLSDRQFAGKVQLLFQPAEEGVRGAYAMVEKGMLDQVDRLFCMHLGTDVPSGHVKGASAGFLATTKLEAHFTGVSSHAGASPEEGRNALLGAATAMLNIHALPRFSTADTRINVGILEGGTGANIIAEHARMVIETRSTKEETNLELERRVRQILEHSAAMHELRVTVETVGGAIPIRCDMELAELAVKKAEGISGIKHAEAISDGAALGSEDASYMIKRVQEQGGLATYMIVGSDLPAPHHHPEFDIDEAVLAPAVEWLERLARSV; encoded by the coding sequence ATGATCGACATTATCGCGCTTCGCAGAGAGCTGCATCAATATCCCGAATTGGGATTCACTGAATTTCGTACCGCTACCAAAGTTGTACAGATGTTAACGGCATTAGGCTATCGTGTGACGTATGGAAAAGATGCCATTGATGACGCGTCCCGGCGGGGGCTGCCCAAACCGGAAGTACTGGAAGATGCTTATCAGCGTGCTCTCCAGGAAGGAGCGGAGCCCGCTATAGTGGAGCAGATGCGCGGCGGATTTACGGCTGTTGTCGCCGAGCTGGATGGAATTCAGGAAGGGCCGACAACGGCATTTCGCTTCGATATGGATGCACTGCCGATTCGTGAAAGCGGACAGGACAAGCATGTGCCGCAGTCCGGGCAGTTCCGCTCAACCCATGAAGGCATTATGCATGCATGTGCACACGATGGTCACACCAGTATCGGTCTAGCGCTGGCAGAACGATTAAGCGACAGACAGTTTGCCGGGAAAGTGCAGCTGTTATTCCAGCCTGCCGAAGAGGGAGTACGCGGTGCGTACGCCATGGTAGAAAAAGGCATGCTGGATCAGGTGGATCGCCTGTTCTGCATGCATCTCGGCACGGACGTACCATCCGGTCATGTCAAAGGGGCCTCCGCCGGTTTCCTGGCGACGACGAAGCTGGAAGCGCACTTTACCGGGGTATCCTCTCATGCGGGAGCTTCACCTGAGGAAGGTCGGAATGCGCTGCTTGGTGCCGCAACGGCCATGCTTAACATTCATGCTCTGCCAAGATTCAGTACAGCCGATACACGGATCAATGTGGGCATTTTGGAAGGAGGAACTGGCGCGAACATCATTGCCGAGCACGCTCGCATGGTGATTGAGACGCGTTCCACGAAGGAAGAAACGAATCTTGAACTGGAGCGGCGTGTGCGTCAGATTCTGGAGCATAGTGCAGCCATGCATGAGTTAAGAGTTACCGTTGAGACTGTAGGCGGAGCTATTCCGATAAGGTGCGATATGGAACTTGCGGAGCTTGCTGTGAAGAAGGCAGAAGGGATATCCGGAATAAAACATGCTGAAGCAATCTCGGATGGCGCTGCCCTGGGAAGCGAGGATGCGAGCTATATGATCAAACGGGTACAGGAGCAGGGTGGACTTGCCACGTATATGATTGTGGGCAGCGACCTGCCTGCACCCCATCACCATCCTGAATTCGATATCGATGAAGCGGTTCTCGCTCCGGCGGTGGAATGGCTGGAACGATTGGCTCGCAGCGTGTAA
- a CDS encoding AbgT family transporter gives MVKAERQENTGLFGWVEKVGNKLPNPFLLFIYLIVALMIATLILSFFNATAHNPIDGEKVQVKNLLSREGIQWLLPNVVKNFADFKPLASILALVLGIGLAEKVGLLEAVMRKMAVRVPARYASYLVIFIAFFSHVSSDAALVIMPPLGALIFLAVGRHPIAGLIAAIAGVGAGFTANMLIVTTDVLLSGISTEIAASVDPSVGVTVLDNWYFMSASVIVLTLVAGFMTDKFLEPRLGKYEGERVYKLEAPTPEENRALRAAGIAALIFIAVIAFMVVPSNGILRNPETGSVMGSPFLAGIVPVILLFFFTVALTYGIKLKVIRNQNDLPKLLIEPIKTMAGFIVMVFPLSQFVAMFNWSNMGKFLALTITDLLEKTGINGIPVVIGLIFLSALLTMFIASGSAIWSILAPVFIPMMMLLGFHPAFTQVIFRVSDSVIIPLAPVSPFVPLFVGFLQEYRKDAKLGTYYSLILPYSIAFFSVWVVMVILWYVFNLPLGPGVHARL, from the coding sequence ATGGTGAAAGCGGAAAGGCAGGAGAATACAGGACTTTTTGGTTGGGTAGAGAAAGTGGGGAATAAGCTTCCCAATCCGTTTTTATTGTTTATCTATCTCATTGTTGCCCTGATGATTGCTACCCTTATACTGTCGTTCTTTAACGCGACAGCACATAACCCGATTGATGGAGAGAAGGTTCAGGTCAAAAACCTGCTGAGCCGAGAGGGAATACAGTGGCTGCTGCCGAATGTGGTAAAGAACTTTGCTGATTTTAAACCGCTTGCTTCGATTCTGGCATTGGTACTCGGTATCGGTTTGGCTGAGAAAGTCGGTCTTCTGGAAGCGGTCATGCGCAAAATGGCCGTTCGGGTACCCGCCCGCTATGCCAGCTATCTGGTCATTTTCATTGCATTCTTCAGCCATGTATCTTCAGATGCAGCGCTTGTCATCATGCCTCCGCTCGGAGCCTTAATTTTTCTCGCTGTAGGCAGACATCCGATTGCCGGCTTGATCGCAGCCATTGCCGGAGTTGGTGCTGGTTTCACCGCAAATATGCTGATTGTGACGACGGATGTATTGCTGTCAGGCATTAGTACCGAAATTGCCGCCTCGGTAGATCCGAGTGTGGGTGTTACGGTCTTGGATAACTGGTACTTTATGTCCGCTTCTGTCATTGTTCTAACACTGGTCGCAGGTTTTATGACCGACAAATTCCTGGAACCGAGACTGGGCAAATATGAAGGGGAACGTGTGTACAAGCTGGAAGCTCCAACACCTGAAGAAAACCGGGCACTGCGTGCAGCCGGTATTGCCGCCCTTATTTTTATCGCTGTCATCGCGTTTATGGTGGTACCTTCGAATGGCATCCTTCGCAATCCGGAAACAGGCAGTGTGATGGGTTCGCCTTTTCTTGCAGGGATTGTGCCTGTCATTTTACTATTCTTCTTCACCGTAGCACTGACTTACGGCATTAAACTGAAAGTGATTCGGAACCAGAATGATCTGCCGAAATTGCTGATTGAACCGATCAAAACGATGGCAGGTTTCATCGTGATGGTCTTCCCGCTATCGCAATTCGTGGCGATGTTCAACTGGAGCAACATGGGTAAGTTTCTGGCACTGACTATCACGGATCTGCTTGAAAAAACAGGCATTAACGGCATCCCGGTGGTGATTGGACTGATCTTCCTGTCTGCGCTGCTAACGATGTTTATCGCAAGTGGATCCGCGATCTGGTCCATTCTGGCTCCGGTGTTTATCCCGATGATGATGCTGCTTGGCTTCCATCCGGCATTCACTCAAGTTATTTTCAGGGTATCCGACTCCGTTATTATTCCACTTGCCCCGGTATCGCCTTTTGTACCCTTGTTCGTCGGATTTTTGCAGGAGTACCGCAAGGATGCCAAGCTCGGGACGTATTATTCCTTGATTTTGCCATATTCCATTGCATTCTTCTCCGTCTGGGTCGTCATGGTCATTCTCTGGTACGTCTTCAACCTGCCACTTGGCCCGGGAGTTCACGCCAGATTATAG
- a CDS encoding alkaline phosphatase — MLNRFNARAAKMMLAVTTVVTATLGGSSAAWAAEDTAAPASSSPIKNVIILIPDGMANDATALARWYKGSSLTLDSMASGMVRTHSADAPIADSAPAGTAFATGYKSHTGYVGVLPDKATMPGQKAIAPGDAKKPIASVLEASKLAGKATGIVATSEIMHATPADFSAHYPDRKNYDALSKQQVYNGLDVVLGGGSRYLEPAGRKDGENLVSSIKALGYDYVTTPAAMKASNSGKLWGMFAPAGMAYDMDRDPAKQPSLAAMTSKAIDVLSKDEDGFFLMVEGSKVDWAAHANDPIGIISDVLAFDDAVKVAMDFAKADGETAVVAVTDHGNGGLTIGNNATTGTYDKEPLSTFIGPLKKAKLTGEGVEAKLNAKRTNIKAVMKQYYGISDLTSEEIATIKAAEPGSLNYAIGPMISKRAGIGWTTGGHTGGDVVLYTYAPNNDRPFGVIDNTDVAKYMARVLNLDLDSVSKQLFVPAKQAFTAKGATYKLDLTDAKNPKILVTKGSTKVELQIYKNIALVNGKKTALEGVIVYNGVDAFVPQGAVDMIQ, encoded by the coding sequence ATGTTAAACCGGTTCAATGCCCGTGCGGCCAAAATGATGCTCGCGGTTACAACAGTTGTTACAGCTACGCTGGGAGGAAGCAGCGCAGCATGGGCTGCTGAGGACACAGCTGCACCCGCATCATCATCACCGATCAAAAATGTCATTATCCTGATTCCGGACGGCATGGCTAACGACGCCACTGCACTGGCCCGCTGGTACAAAGGGTCTTCCCTGACTCTGGATTCCATGGCAAGCGGTATGGTTCGCACACACTCCGCGGATGCTCCGATTGCGGACTCGGCTCCTGCGGGAACGGCTTTTGCTACAGGTTATAAATCACATACAGGATATGTTGGCGTACTGCCAGACAAGGCAACCATGCCTGGACAGAAGGCGATCGCGCCTGGAGATGCCAAGAAACCGATTGCTTCCGTGCTGGAAGCATCCAAATTGGCAGGCAAAGCAACCGGCATTGTAGCCACCTCCGAGATTATGCACGCTACACCGGCAGACTTCTCTGCCCACTATCCGGATCGCAAAAATTACGACGCACTCAGCAAACAGCAAGTATATAACGGCCTCGATGTTGTTTTGGGTGGCGGAAGTCGCTACCTGGAGCCAGCGGGCCGCAAAGACGGCGAGAATCTGGTCTCTTCCATCAAAGCACTCGGTTACGATTACGTGACCACGCCGGCTGCCATGAAAGCCTCAAACTCCGGCAAGCTGTGGGGAATGTTCGCACCTGCAGGCATGGCTTATGATATGGACCGTGACCCAGCCAAGCAGCCAAGCCTTGCTGCAATGACATCCAAAGCCATTGATGTCCTGTCCAAAGACGAAGACGGCTTCTTCCTCATGGTTGAAGGCAGCAAAGTGGATTGGGCAGCTCATGCCAACGATCCGATCGGAATTATCAGTGACGTACTGGCATTTGACGATGCCGTAAAAGTAGCCATGGATTTTGCCAAAGCCGATGGAGAGACAGCGGTTGTGGCAGTAACGGACCACGGTAATGGCGGTCTCACGATCGGCAACAATGCAACAACGGGCACCTATGACAAAGAACCATTGTCCACATTTATTGGACCTTTGAAAAAGGCCAAGCTGACAGGCGAAGGCGTGGAAGCCAAGCTGAATGCCAAACGCACCAATATCAAAGCGGTCATGAAACAATACTATGGCATTTCCGACCTGACATCCGAGGAGATCGCTACCATTAAGGCAGCCGAGCCAGGCAGCCTGAACTACGCCATCGGACCAATGATCAGCAAACGCGCAGGCATTGGCTGGACGACGGGTGGTCACACAGGCGGAGATGTTGTGCTCTACACGTATGCTCCGAACAATGATCGTCCATTCGGCGTAATCGACAATACGGATGTGGCTAAATATATGGCGCGCGTATTGAATCTGGATCTGGATAGCGTGAGCAAACAGCTGTTTGTTCCTGCCAAACAAGCATTCACAGCCAAAGGCGCTACGTACAAGCTGGACCTGACAGATGCCAAAAATCCTAAGATTCTGGTTACCAAAGGCAGCACTAAAGTAGAACTGCAAATCTACAAAAACATTGCGCTGGTTAACGGCAAAAAGACTGCGTTGGAAGGCGTAATCGTATACAACGGCGTAGATGCCTTTGTACCACAAGGTGCTGTTGATATGATTCAGTAA
- a CDS encoding VOC family protein, whose amino-acid sequence MLMKLNWITLRVRNLEASLGFYHGMLGLPIQRQFESRGRQIAMLGTENETMLELIEGSESVLKKDSGVSIGYEVSSLEEAMEQLAVLNIPIVRGPIQPNPHLRFLYIADPDGFEVQLAEHA is encoded by the coding sequence ATGTTGATGAAACTAAACTGGATCACGCTCCGGGTGCGCAACCTGGAAGCCTCGCTTGGGTTCTACCACGGCATGCTCGGGCTTCCAATTCAGCGTCAATTCGAAAGTCGCGGGCGACAAATTGCCATGTTGGGCACTGAAAATGAAACCATGCTGGAGCTGATTGAGGGAAGTGAATCCGTCCTCAAAAAGGACTCTGGCGTGTCCATCGGCTATGAGGTGAGTTCACTGGAAGAAGCCATGGAACAACTGGCAGTACTGAATATTCCCATTGTTCGCGGGCCCATTCAGCCGAATCCACATCTACGCTTCCTTTACATTGCCGACCCGGACGGCTTCGAGGTACAACTCGCCGAACATGCATGA
- a CDS encoding DUF4274 domain-containing protein: MNWLEISKSKDVEQACAAVHSLDINERDERGRTPLMLFLTYRMPAEAIKCLLEQQADLDAEDKLGDTALKKAVKFKQIEAIQLLLEYGVKLDSTYGIQATAWNAARRDPAIADMLLGTTGSVRLRLTQAEQAIVDDILYEESSERAAAKIRDLDSAVLLHAVVDGYNWDDSPEPMLAACEHPACAEITLLDMVDLLDADYWLEMGEDEVNQSEDGPRYRRLAELLRVKCPTNPSNQL, from the coding sequence ATGAATTGGCTTGAAATTAGTAAGTCCAAAGATGTGGAGCAAGCTTGCGCAGCAGTACATAGCTTGGATATCAATGAGCGGGATGAACGGGGACGTACGCCGTTAATGCTTTTCTTGACGTATCGCATGCCAGCTGAGGCTATTAAATGTCTGTTGGAACAGCAAGCAGACTTGGACGCGGAAGACAAACTCGGCGATACCGCTCTAAAAAAAGCTGTAAAGTTCAAGCAGATCGAAGCCATCCAGCTATTGCTCGAATATGGGGTGAAGCTGGATTCTACCTATGGAATTCAGGCGACGGCCTGGAATGCAGCTAGACGCGACCCGGCTATTGCAGATATGCTGCTCGGTACCACGGGCTCGGTTAGACTTCGGCTGACCCAGGCGGAACAGGCCATCGTGGATGACATTTTGTACGAAGAATCTTCAGAGAGGGCAGCCGCGAAGATCCGTGATCTGGACTCAGCTGTACTTCTGCATGCTGTCGTGGACGGGTACAACTGGGATGACAGTCCTGAGCCTATGCTGGCTGCTTGTGAACATCCTGCCTGTGCGGAGATCACACTGCTGGACATGGTAGATCTACTGGATGCCGATTATTGGCTGGAAATGGGCGAAGATGAAGTGAACCAAAGCGAAGATGGACCGAGATATCGCCGGCTTGCCGAGCTGCTAAGAGTGAAGTGTCCAACAAATCCCTCAAATCAATTGTGA
- a CDS encoding methyl-accepting chemotaxis protein, with product MNRYDEIIWKRNKLISIILWVILAIGVSLSFMLPKLLVSNGIAILFAAWVTYANVKRKHIHLIPWLFTILITLCGVYVGWGTVNLTMSLVITAVLLLIPNKKFFMIGFFVLLAHSVLQLFVINTAQADELIENIVNVGLFALTGAILMLVSHLNQRLFLDSEVRWQEVEQSKQRVETMMERVKASVEGLSLYTDQLKQKVDATGSITHEVTLGFSEVAKGVEFQATSVAEISESLSLSDHHIRDVASYSSQMKELSASMASSTETGSAQMDHLNVQMQELYETIDTTASDMRKFNEESEAMSLMLNSISDIANQTNLLALNAAIEAARAGEHGRGFAVVSEEVRKLAEHSGQSASEIGTILTRLKGQTQALTDRFERIRLALQEGRDSVQTAEVVFRTINSNSQEVLNQATDIESSSATMKESSTKVVNEVSEISSVTEQSSAATEEILASMEEQRNLTQKMVDSFGELEQLILNLNELVSDHQLSAPVTEEKADNRPSPSVVPIDTLSAKKAG from the coding sequence ATGAATCGGTATGATGAGATTATTTGGAAAAGGAACAAGCTGATCAGTATCATTTTGTGGGTTATTCTTGCAATTGGTGTGAGTCTGAGCTTCATGCTCCCAAAGCTGCTTGTTTCCAATGGGATTGCCATTTTGTTTGCAGCTTGGGTTACATACGCTAATGTGAAAAGAAAACATATTCATTTAATTCCTTGGCTGTTTACCATTTTGATTACCTTATGTGGGGTCTATGTCGGTTGGGGTACGGTTAACCTTACGATGAGTCTGGTAATAACCGCTGTTTTGCTGCTCATTCCGAACAAGAAGTTTTTTATGATTGGTTTTTTTGTTTTGCTAGCCCACAGTGTGCTCCAGCTATTTGTTATCAACACAGCTCAAGCTGATGAACTTATAGAGAACATTGTTAACGTTGGACTGTTCGCTCTTACCGGAGCAATCCTGATGTTAGTCTCCCATTTGAATCAAAGGCTTTTCCTGGACAGCGAAGTCCGCTGGCAGGAAGTAGAGCAATCCAAACAAAGAGTTGAGACCATGATGGAACGTGTCAAAGCTTCGGTGGAAGGCCTGTCTCTCTATACGGATCAACTGAAACAAAAGGTGGACGCGACCGGGTCCATCACGCATGAAGTGACGCTTGGATTCAGTGAAGTGGCCAAAGGTGTGGAGTTCCAGGCGACCAGCGTAGCGGAAATTTCGGAATCCCTGTCCCTGTCGGATCATCATATCCGTGATGTTGCTTCCTATTCGTCTCAAATGAAAGAACTGTCTGCCAGTATGGCATCCAGCACGGAAACGGGAAGTGCACAGATGGACCATCTGAATGTGCAGATGCAGGAACTCTATGAGACGATTGATACCACAGCATCCGATATGAGAAAGTTCAATGAGGAAAGTGAAGCGATGTCCCTGATGTTGAACAGTATCTCGGATATTGCGAACCAGACCAACTTGCTTGCACTCAATGCAGCGATCGAAGCCGCTCGTGCAGGCGAACATGGACGCGGATTTGCCGTGGTTTCAGAGGAAGTTCGCAAGCTGGCAGAGCACTCTGGTCAGTCGGCAAGTGAGATTGGCACCATTTTGACCCGGTTAAAAGGACAAACGCAGGCTCTGACGGATCGCTTCGAACGCATCCGCCTTGCTCTTCAGGAAGGAAGAGACAGCGTGCAGACGGCAGAAGTTGTTTTCCGTACCATTAATAGCAATTCCCAGGAAGTGCTGAATCAGGCCACGGACATTGAGAGCAGTTCGGCCACGATGAAGGAATCCTCCACCAAAGTCGTGAATGAGGTTTCCGAGATTTCTAGTGTAACGGAGCAATCCAGTGCAGCTACTGAAGAGATTCTTGCAAGTATGGAGGAACAGCGTAACCTGACTCAGAAGATGGTGGACAGCTTCGGTGAGCTGGAGCAACTGATTCTGAACCTGAATGAACTGGTGTCGGATCATCAGTTGTCCGCTCCTGTCACGGAAGAGAAGGCAGATAATCGCCCTTCGCCGAGTGTCGTACCGATCGATACGCTGTCAGCTAAGAAGGCAGGCTAG
- a CDS encoding DUF4179 domain-containing protein: MRTSPEEKVLLADAYQVKLEKQQLNPADTAFAIQRGLAKARARRTTSGIPIKWITAVLITAITAACLLLGPYRGIMIPQTTAVEPIQDWGVLEPFRKLAETDIDRESMESAINNGYVQFVNRSVRTGVYQLNIDAIMADENRITVLYTAKTDDSQEIYNVNSARITDGVTHRKLDNGNVGGTQLGKGMHTLHGRETIDIDRANPLPEKLLLDFQIASVDPGKLDDPQIGTKVSEMHYSDRLKMTLDLDPKFSVPQTEVLELNKLFTVGGYEVMLSEVEISPLVTRARFIYEPEKEIDYQTKLKISDAVNPVKIVSTTKDGKQIELSSVGGAGTEDGMIYSFSSNLLDDPQSLVLKLRAPGKVYNDLQEAEREMIKLEIK, translated from the coding sequence ATGAGAACTAGTCCGGAGGAAAAGGTACTACTCGCAGACGCCTATCAGGTCAAACTGGAGAAACAGCAGCTGAACCCGGCAGATACGGCGTTTGCTATCCAGCGAGGGCTTGCAAAAGCAAGAGCGAGGCGAACGACAAGCGGTATCCCAATAAAATGGATTACTGCTGTGCTCATAACAGCAATTACTGCAGCGTGCCTCCTACTCGGGCCATACCGAGGGATTATGATCCCCCAGACAACAGCTGTTGAACCCATTCAGGATTGGGGAGTGCTGGAGCCTTTTCGTAAATTAGCTGAGACGGATATCGATAGAGAGTCAATGGAATCCGCAATAAATAACGGTTATGTTCAGTTTGTAAACCGTAGCGTTAGAACGGGGGTTTATCAATTGAACATTGATGCAATTATGGCAGATGAGAATCGGATCACCGTGTTATATACAGCGAAAACAGATGATTCTCAAGAGATCTATAATGTTAACAGTGCTCGAATTACGGATGGTGTAACCCATCGTAAGTTGGATAATGGCAATGTCGGAGGAACGCAATTGGGTAAAGGCATGCACACGCTTCATGGGCGTGAAACGATAGACATCGACCGAGCCAACCCACTTCCGGAGAAACTATTGCTGGATTTTCAGATCGCCTCTGTTGACCCGGGTAAGTTGGATGATCCCCAAATCGGGACGAAAGTTTCTGAAATGCATTACTCGGATCGTCTAAAAATGACTCTTGATCTGGATCCCAAATTCTCGGTTCCACAGACGGAAGTCTTGGAACTGAATAAGCTATTCACAGTTGGCGGATATGAGGTGATGTTATCTGAGGTAGAGATATCACCGCTTGTGACTCGTGCCAGATTCATCTACGAACCTGAGAAAGAGATTGATTACCAAACTAAGCTTAAGATCTCCGATGCGGTGAATCCGGTTAAAATCGTCTCAACCACCAAGGATGGTAAGCAGATAGAATTATCCTCGGTAGGAGGAGCGGGCACCGAAGACGGCATGATCTACTCGTTCAGCAGCAACCTGCTGGATGATCCACAATCGTTAGTATTAAAGCTGCGTGCACCAGGCAAAGTGTACAATGATCTTCAGGAAGCAGAGCGCGAGATGATTAAGTTGGAAATCAAATAG
- a CDS encoding RNA polymerase sigma factor, with translation METKAEMKKMIFVQTEDETVFVQSIMEHQDTLISIAYSYLRNRHDALEAVQEMTCRAWTKRRSLKNEKAFKSWIIRILIYVCIDEQRRRKRTTPLSNDGLEEVVADFISASLEDNRIAMWSLLQKIKPKYRHVLLLKYYNDMTLSEIASILGKPEGTIKTWQHKGLEHLRKLMKNRGDWHEN, from the coding sequence GTGGAGACCAAAGCCGAGATGAAGAAGATGATATTCGTGCAAACCGAAGATGAGACGGTGTTTGTCCAGTCCATCATGGAGCATCAGGATACACTGATTTCCATTGCCTACAGCTATCTCCGCAATCGTCATGATGCACTGGAAGCTGTACAGGAGATGACATGCCGGGCTTGGACGAAGCGTCGGAGTTTGAAAAATGAAAAAGCGTTCAAATCCTGGATCATTCGAATTCTGATCTATGTCTGTATTGATGAACAGAGACGCCGCAAGCGGACTACACCGCTGTCTAATGACGGTTTGGAGGAAGTGGTAGCAGATTTCATTAGTGCAAGCCTGGAGGATAATCGAATCGCCATGTGGTCATTGTTGCAAAAGATAAAACCGAAATACCGCCATGTATTATTGCTGAAGTATTATAACGACATGACCCTAAGCGAGATTGCCTCGATCCTCGGCAAACCCGAAGGCACCATCAAAACCTGGCAGCACAAGGGATTGGAGCACTTACGCAAACTGATGAAGAACAGGGGGGATTGGCATGAGAACTAG